GGTGTTTAGTGGGGATTCTCCGATTTTACAGCTAAACCGAAAGTACGAGGAAACGTTGGCAGCGTTAACAAACGACCCAACGTCAGAAAAGTTACAGAACGAATTGTTCCGCATCCAGCAGCAAATGGATACGGACAACGCTTGGGACGTCAATGCACTGGCAAAACAAGCACTAACAAAGCTTGGTATTGATATGTTTGACCAATTCGTAACTAATCTATCAGGTGGCCAGCAAAAGCGTGTCGCATTAGCGAAAGTATTAATTGAGCCAGCTGACCTATACTTATTAGACGAGCCTACCAACCATTTAGACGTTGCGTCAACGGAGTGGCTACAAGAAATGGTGATGCGCTTAAAGGGCGCGGTCATCTTCATTACCCATGACCGTTACTTCTTAGATGAAACGGCGACACATATTTACGAATTAGCAGATAAAACATTATATCGCCATACCGGTTCATATGGGGATTTCCTAGAAGCACGAGCGATTCGTGAGGAAATGCAAGCCTCAACACAGGCAAAAATGCTAAACCGTTACCGCTCGGAGTTAAAATGGATTCGCCGCGGAGCAAAAGCACGTACAACGAAGCAAAAGGCGCGTATTCAGCGTTTTGAGGCACTCGATGATTCACTTGATCGTTCAGGCGAGCAAACGGATTTAGAAATGAACTTAGCGACGTCACGCTTAGGTAAAAAGGTATTAGAATCTGACGGCATCTCAAAAGCTTACGGCGACCGTACGATTATCAAGGATTACAGCTTTTTACTTCAGCAAGGTGACCGTATCGGCATTATCGGTGCGAATGGCTACGGTAAATCGACACTACTCAACATGCTTGCGGGCGAAATTGAGCCAGATAAAGGAGAGGTAGTTGTTGGTTCAACAGTAAAACGACTACACTTCAAACAAGCACTTCCAGCGATGAATGAAAAGGCGCGTATGATTGACTATGTGCGTGAGGCATCAAACGATATTACCGTTGCAAACGGCGAACGCTTCTCGGCCTCTCAAATGCTTGAGCGCTTTTTATTCCCACTTGGTTCACATGGTACGCCGATTAGTAAATTATCAGGTGGTGAGCGAAAGCGTCTGCATCTGTTACGCCTACTAATGGAGCAGCCGAACGTGCTACTACTAGATGAGCCGACGAATGATTTAGACATTGAAACACTTGGTGTGTTAGAAGACTTTATTGAAAGCTTCCCAGGCGTGGTGATTACGATTTCCCATGACCGCTTCTTCTTAGACCGTATTGCGAAAAAGCTATGGATTCTAGATGGACAAGGTGGCGTGGAAGAAAGCTTAGACGTCTACACAGACTACTTAGCGAAAAAAGAAAGCGCCGAGCAGCAAGTGGCAAAAGAAGTGAAGCAAGAAAAGCCAAAAGCCGAAAAGTCAAAATCAGAGAAGAAAAAGCTCTCATTTAAAGAGCAAAAAGAATGGGAAACGATTACGGACGATATTGCCAAAATGGAAGAAAAAATTATGCAAGCTGAAGAGGGGATTTCATCAGCGGGTGCTGATTTTACAAAGCTTCAGCAATTAACAGCAGAATTAGAAACGTACAATAGCGAATACGAGCAATTAATCGAGCGTTGGAGCTATTTAGACGAAATCGTAAATGGATAGGAGCGTTTTCATGAAAATTTTATCAATAGAGCCAACACCAAGTCCAAATTCGATGAAGGTTGTTATCGATCAGGACTTACCTTTTGGCAAAAGCTTTAATTATACGAAAGACAATATCCAAGAAGCGTCTACGGAGCTGCAAGCGATTTTCGCGGTAGAAGGCGTAAAGGGCATTTACCACGTTTCGAACTTTTTAGCCATTGAGCGTAATGCGAAATTTGCTTGGGAAGCAATTTTAGCCGATATTCGCCGTGCCATTGGTGGGGAACAAACAGAAGGTGCCGAGCAGCAATTAAATGAGCACTACGGAGAAGTGAATGTGCATGTGCAAATGTACAAGGCCATTCCCTTGCAAATTAAAGCGTTTGACGGAGAAGGCGAAGTACGTATTAGCGCGGGAGACCGTTTTACGATTGCCTTTAAACAACTGCAATTTAAAGTGGCCGATGACAATTATATATTAGAGCGTAAATGGGTCGATTTCGGTGTACGCTACGGCGATAAAGAACAAGTCGCACAGGATGTGTTAAAAGAAGTGGACGCACTGTATCCGCAAGATCGTGTAGAGTCAATCGTTGAAAACGTCAATACCGCAGTTACAACAGCTGCACAAGAGCGTAAAGAAGTAACTCTAGAAGCATATATGCAAGTTGAAGACTGGCAACAACGATTCCAGTTGCTTGATCAATTACCGGACCCAGAAGTGAAGGATATTCCACTACTCGAAAAAGCACTAGAAGATGAGCAAATGTCGATTCGCCGCTTAGCGACCGTGTACTTAGGAATGATTGAAGACGAAGCGGTAGTGCCAACATTAACAAAAGCATTAAACGACAAGAGCGCGGCTGTCCGTAGAACGGCAGGGGACTGCATGAGTGATTTAGGCCTAGAAAGCTTTGAGCCC
The sequence above is a segment of the Solibacillus sp. FSL H8-0523 genome. Coding sequences within it:
- a CDS encoding ABC-F family ATP-binding cassette domain-containing protein translates to MSHLIVSNLTKTVGDKTLFQNIEFTIYEGERAGLIGINGTGKSTLLSILAGVQDADTVELDHPNKYRIAHLEQDPQFEDNVTVLQAVFSGDSPILQLNRKYEETLAALTNDPTSEKLQNELFRIQQQMDTDNAWDVNALAKQALTKLGIDMFDQFVTNLSGGQQKRVALAKVLIEPADLYLLDEPTNHLDVASTEWLQEMVMRLKGAVIFITHDRYFLDETATHIYELADKTLYRHTGSYGDFLEARAIREEMQASTQAKMLNRYRSELKWIRRGAKARTTKQKARIQRFEALDDSLDRSGEQTDLEMNLATSRLGKKVLESDGISKAYGDRTIIKDYSFLLQQGDRIGIIGANGYGKSTLLNMLAGEIEPDKGEVVVGSTVKRLHFKQALPAMNEKARMIDYVREASNDITVANGERFSASQMLERFLFPLGSHGTPISKLSGGERKRLHLLRLLMEQPNVLLLDEPTNDLDIETLGVLEDFIESFPGVVITISHDRFFLDRIAKKLWILDGQGGVEESLDVYTDYLAKKESAEQQVAKEVKQEKPKAEKSKSEKKKLSFKEQKEWETITDDIAKMEEKIMQAEEGISSAGADFTKLQQLTAELETYNSEYEQLIERWSYLDEIVNG
- a CDS encoding conserved virulence factor C family protein; translated protein: MKILSIEPTPSPNSMKVVIDQDLPFGKSFNYTKDNIQEASTELQAIFAVEGVKGIYHVSNFLAIERNAKFAWEAILADIRRAIGGEQTEGAEQQLNEHYGEVNVHVQMYKAIPLQIKAFDGEGEVRISAGDRFTIAFKQLQFKVADDNYILERKWVDFGVRYGDKEQVAQDVLKEVDALYPQDRVESIVENVNTAVTTAAQERKEVTLEAYMQVEDWQQRFQLLDQLPDPEVKDIPLLEKALEDEQMSIRRLATVYLGMIEDEAVVPTLTKALNDKSAAVRRTAGDCMSDLGLESFEPAMIQALKDKNKLVRWRAAMYLYEVGTEAAVDALKVASEDKEFEVKLQAKMALARIEGGEEAKGSVWKQMTESRK